One region of Plasmodium vivax chromosome 7, whole genome shotgun sequence genomic DNA includes:
- a CDS encoding variable surface protein Vir27-related (encoded by transcript PVX_086875A) — protein sequence MADIDKHISETSSFNYYRLTKEIHRSSDPEDEAKCNALNSYLGDKYSSFKQLCMKLRRILRNYNDISLSNSNKSIKCLTLNMWMHEQIYDLLETNEQNIPRKIIYEIRDIWADYTPFTNCDILEELSKKRDFLENKKLFDYTINYDNIVMHLANKRHRCTQEYKDYIDEIQRIYNTQKGTHISQGNKVQCDILNNFEEINTKEKLEAVKCTKVQDRANNLIEESGEEIDGSPGEPGTPGQTGSRGRTYFQGPSPILPQAEGTSPTKSVTAGISLAGIPVFSYLLYKVNSDCL from the exons ATGGCAGACATA gaTAAACATATTTCGGAAACTTCTTCCTTTAATTATTATAGATTAACTAAAGAAATTCATAGATCCTCTGACCCAGAAGATGAAGCTAAATGTAATGCTTTGAATAGTTATTTGGGGGATAAATATAGCTCATTTAAGCAATTATGCATGAAACTCAGAagaattttaagaaattataatgatatatcCTTAAGCAATTCAAATAAGTCGATTAAGTGTCTAACATTAAATATGTGGATGCATGAACAAATATATGACTTGCTTGAAACCAATGAACAAAATATCCCtcgtaaaattatttatgaaatACGTGATATTTGGGCTGATTACACTCCATTCACTAATTGTGATATACTTGAAGAATTATCAAAAAAACGGGATTTtcttgaaaataaaaaactttttgACTATACTATaaattatgataatattGTGATGCATCTTGCAAATAAAAGGCACAGATGTACACAAGAATATAAGGATTACATAGATGAAATTCAgagaatatataatacacaAAAAGGTACTCATATTTCACAAGGTAATAAAGTACAATGcgatatattaaataattttgaagaaattaacaCTAAAGAAAAGTTAGAGGCAGTAAAATGTACAAAAGTGCAAGATAGAGCAAATAATTTAATCGAAGAAAGTGGTGAAGAAATAGACGGATCCCCAGGAGAGCCAGGAACACCGGGACAAACAGGATCAAGGGGGAGAACGTATTTCCAAGGACCTTCTCCAATATTACCTCAAGCAGAAGGTACATCTCCCACTAAATCCGTTACAGCAGGCATTTCACTTGCAGGGATTCCAGTCTTTTCATACCTTTTGTATAAAGTAAATTCCGActgtttgtaa
- a CDS encoding hypothetical protein (encoded by transcript PVX_086865A), with translation MENFKAKIIDEDLDFIKKSCDADSQKSMFRIDKKTLLTLINEQLKDVKTTDVSFRNKHLYDIFGDIESYQKYETSAQEEKNDYFKASENYCKPEKANGDENYNKIKDLCKVFVPYFLYLTFKNVQNDPSGRRRLGYLNYWLNKKLKKKKISATDFINVFNEILDNNFSAIDNYNKFKTIVYNIDEEVIEELDLLYNLHDYYNKIITKSSDEGKCSEYSGKFIKLVEKGIQQCYVTKNKNFYIELLRIWSRYNTEKDKQKFCNNLPEPPKIETFHQIEKAASLTETRVSCKKYTSKSLDTLQHRNQEHEDVLKQLSAHEIYDKLNKVTSDVNTCAKYCANIIHSTEKIEDFKNLCPILASNIKNLSETLKDTNLPYDRCTYLTYWAYEKIINIFDSNTRHVHDKSAINALNQAVFMANSEFPAKDKCLFSFTGNLSDWKDEKLLHDYFKNYDKIGKCGTYTNGTDCKSYCDYLKRISELYSSHINKCCSCYIYPKRVCSELCPKYFKCDIGYFPSDLLYNIGCKVKEEEEEEEEGKEENEKSYETVEDIFRNVTVDLDVINRSHIEKPFHSAGILVS, from the exons ATGGAGAACTTTAAGGCTAAAATTATTGATGAAGATTtagattttattaaaaaatcatGTGACGCTGATTCGCAGAAATCCATGTTCagaatagataaaaaaacgTTACTCACTTTAATTAATGAGCAATTAAAAGATGTCAAAACAACAGATGTGTCATTTAGGAATAAACATTTA tatgATATTTTTGGGGACATAGAATCTTATCAAAAATATGAGACTTCTGCTCAAGAAGAGAAgaatgattattttaaagcTTCGGAGAATTATTGTAAACCTGAAAAAGCAAATGGTGATGAAAATTACAATAAGATTAAAGATCTCTGTAAAGTGTTCgtaccatattttttatatttgacttttaaaaatgttcaaaatgATCCTAGTGGAAGAAGACGTTTAGGATATTTGAATTACtggttaaacaaaaaattaaaaaaaaaaaaaattagtgcTACTGATTTTATTAATGTCTTTAATGAAATCTTGGacaataatttttctgcCATTGACAATtacaataaatttaaaactaTAGTATACAATATTGATGAAGAAGTTATTGAAGAATTGGATCTGTTGTATAATTTGCAcgattattataataagaTTATTACTAAATCAAGTGACGAAGGCAAATGTTCAGAATACAGCGGAAAGTTCATTAAACTTGTTGAAAAAGGCATTCAACAATGTtatgtaacaaaaaataaaaatttctatATAGAACTATTGAGAATATGGTCCAGATATAATACTGAAAAAGATAAGCAGaaattttgtaataatttgcCCGAACCTCCCAAAATAGAAACGTTTCATCAAATAGAAAAGGCAGCATCTCTAACGGAAACTAGAGTAtcgtgtaaaaaatatacaagtAAAAGTTTAGATACTCTACAACATCGGAATCAAgaacat gAAGATGTCTTAAAACAGTTATCTGCACATGAAATATATGATAAACTCAACAAGGTTACTTCTGATGTTAACACATGTGCTAAATACTGTGCGAATATAATTCATTCTactgaaaaaattgaagattttaaaaatctgTGCCCCATACTTGcaagtaatataaaaaacttatCAGAAACCTTGAAAGACACAAATTTACCCTATGATCGTTGCACGTATTTGACTTATTGGGCGTatgagaaaataataaatatatttgacaGCAATACTAGACATGTTCATGACAAATCTGCTATTAACGCGCTTAACCAAGCAGTGTTCATGGCTAACAGTGAATTTCCTGCCAAAGATAAGTGTCTATTTTCTTTTACCGGCAATCTCTCCGATTGGAAAGATGAGAAACTTTTACacgattattttaaaaactacgacaaaattgggaaatgCGGCACATACACCAATGGTACTGATTGTAAATCGTATTGTGATTATCTTAAGCGCATCAGCGAATTGTATAGCAGCCATATCAACAAGTGCTGCTCTTGTTATATTTATCCGAAGCGCGTTTGTTCTGAGTTATgtccaaaatattttaagtgcGATATAGGTTATTTTCCAAGTGATCTCTTATATAATATTGGATGCAAAgtaaaagaagaagaagaagaagaagaagaaggaaaagaagagaaCGAAAAATCTTACGAAACCGTGGAAGATATATTCAGAAACGTAACAGTTGATCTTGATGTTATCAACAGGAGCCACATCGAAAAGCCAT TTCACTCCGCTGGGATCCTGGTTTCTTAG
- a CDS encoding variable surface protein Vir24-related (encoded by transcript PVX_086860A) yields the protein MTKKFYTEDVLKTLPSYDLYKGFYEDVEPGKKGYYENYCEAVKRYAFGKEWVNDFCTKFVRNLKQVNSEADAGKKNRCLHLNYWIFHEIWKRHKNKKDNPYDIPVFNEIRKVGERINRESSTYHCHCYFHGILDDWKKEKELHDYFKNFNHIKKKFSYYNEDCNLYSQYVTEMNSTYFEKESDCCIWVDENCHKYFDCDKEKRPYILLSYLKCYDKSLVEPSDHVVQEEKPPKLQLDNSIIIKHGRCIYTKDDRGNELGYKCIIPEYQVRPQEGETVNRGEQKADLGQHVRVVDLTTHQEVTDIKVEPKVKQVEEAEAKAEDVEENAEGSEPEEPVSLFAEVVPTVRKEYASEREVTCLPNQIKDQWGLCKPKEEKREHEVLKEVVKTKKDLERSVPTFDNDFPYFNSEHEMNLLDDGFSRIASGTGLTVAASLMFFLFYKVRKNRF from the exons ATGACCAAAAAGTTCTACACA GAAGATGTTTTAAAAACGCTACCTTCCTATGATTTGTATAAAGGTTTCTATGAAGATGTGGAGCCAGGCAAAAAAGGctattatgaaaattattgcgaagcggtgaaaagATATGCTTTTGGCAAAGAATGGGTTAACGACTTTTGCACTAAGTTTGTAAGGAATTTAAAACAGGTAAATTCGGAAGCGGatgcagggaaaaaaaatcgctgTTTGCATTTGAACTATTGGATATTTCACGAAATAtggaaaaggcacaaaaacaaaaaagataacCCTTATGACATTCCTgtttttaatgaaattcGTAAAGTGGGTGAGAGAATTAACAGGGAGTCATCTACTTACCATTGTCATTGCTACTTTCATGGCATCTTAGATGActggaaaaaagagaaagaattacatgattattttaaaaattttaaccaCATTAAGAAGAAATTTAGCTATTATAATGAAGACTGCAATTTGTATTCACAGTATGTTACTGAGATGAATAGCacatattttgaaaaggaaTCGGACTGCTGCATTTGGGTTGATGAGAACTGTCACAAATATTTTGACTGCGACAAAGAGAAGAGGCCTTATATACTTTTAAGCTACTTAAAGTGTTACGATAAATCGTTAGTAGAACCTTCAGATCATGTAGTtcaagaagaaaaacctcCAAAATTACAATTAGACAATAGCATAATAATTAAGCACGGAAGATGCATTTATACCAAAGACGACAGGGGAAATGAGCTAGGATATAAGTGCATAATTCCAGAGTATCAGGTGCGTCCACAGGAAGGAGAAACTGTTAATAGGGGGGAGCAAAAGGCAGATTTAGGGCAGCACGTGCGGGTAGTTGACTTGACAACGCACCAGGAAGTCACCGACATAAAAGTTGAACCGAAAGTAAAGCAAGTGGAAGAGGCAGAGGCAAAGGCAGAGGACGTGGAAGAAAATGCAGAGGGTTCCGAACCGGAAGAACCAGTGTCGCTATTTGCTGAAGTTGTACCAACTGTACGTAAGGAGTATGCGAGCGAAAGGGAAGTTACTTGTTTGCCCAATCAAATAAAAGACCAATGGGGATTATGCAAACCGAAAGAAGAGAAACGAGAACATGAGGTCCTTAAAGAAGTGGTAAAAACAAAGAAAGATCTTGAAAGGAGCGTCCCAACTTTTGATAACGATTTTCCATATTTCAATTCAGAACACGAAATGAACCTACTGGACGATGGATTTTCCCGCATTGCCTCAGGAACAGGATTAACAGTGGCAGCATCTTtgatgtttttccttttctataaggtaagaaaaaataggttCTAA
- a CDS encoding variable surface protein Vir24-like (encoded by transcript PVX_086855A): MEEVEEETYNVDQFLKEESANLKNSKLNKFYSKLDSYLVSGTNRSHYCSANISDPKIHNLCYSLENRIFKKWRSLRSILGSSKYKCYDYLNYWLYGKLSEYNSEPLDSFQFYKGLEEIFKAKVTGAPSGTYNKHFEQVTYQETLKNKKELHDFSEYFDYIIRVINGADSGKKGKYCQYVSHILRLYHNLKNEYSTELSKRYDKEFKLFEGKFKTESDLTSLIEKCGMYCAPTVSEKDEEERSPLLRENVPVETPRHVQMPRDLNMNTIQAGLPSKEIYDELNKVEGSTYYDNYCKYFDTKNQELKPLCRKIVRNLKNISDNKIMKKLNQGDRCLHFIFWAYDEIGKKFNWPWRNVYNIPEAKSLLDVWSKVSMEALQRGSTHRVHMASRDIDRHCILRDRNGSCIKHKFITGDEDDYALKNYNTCLYYINCSSNECKEMKALYDYFYNFSDIKKKVTTASTCPTHNAYLSYIAKLYEKYRQSSKGDCCRRRDCDDFFKCDEDLNPKNLQKLSVCGGVQTYSPRGVTPQGLTARVLTQPGLTQQGLTERGLTERGLTERGLTQQDLTPRAGEETYDASQRSRLGQRNPDESFSYDGDHYHYDGHSHGPGHMDDGRVGNTRHAVQDQSAENNSWLFDFSDYRNNIRLFTVIGGVFLLAFGMYRYTPAGKWFNSKNRKKIKLDDFQFEENTEDAATYATGYNDENSPNRTVYLGYYPSDESVYQ; encoded by the exons atggaagaggtggaagaagaaacgTATAATGTAGATCAGTTTTTAAAAGAGGAG AGtgccaatttgaagaattcgAAGTTAAATAAGTTTTATAGCAAGTTAGATTCATATTTGGTTAGTGGTACCAATAGGTCTCATTATTGTAGTGCTAATATTAGTGACCCGAAAATACATAATCTTTGTTATTCACTTGAAAATAGGATATTTAAGAAATGGAGAAGCTTACGTTCTATATTAGGAAGTTCGAAATATAAGTGTTATGATTATCTGAATTATTGGCTATATGGGAAACTATCAGAATATAATTCTGAGCCTTTAGATTCCTTTCAGTTTTACAAAGGATTGGAAGAGATTTTTAAAGCTAAAGTTACTGGTGCGCCAAGTGGCACATACaataaacattttgaacAGGTGACATACCAAGaaacgttaaaaaataaaaaagaattacacGATTTTTCAGAATATTTTGATTATATAATTAGAGTTATCAATGGTGCAGACTctggaaaaaaggggaaatactGCCAGTACGTATCGCATATTTTGCGATTATACCAtaatcttaaaaatgaatacagTACAGAATTATCCAAAAGGTATGACAAAGAATTCAAGTTATTTGAAGGTAAATTTAAAACAGAAAGCGATTTAACTTCgttaatagaaaaatgtgGCATGTATTGTGCACCTACTGTATCTGAGaaggatgaggaagaaaggaGTCCCTTACTGAGAGAGAACGTTCCAGTAGAAACACCAAGACATGTTCAGATGCCTAGAGACCTCAATATg AATACCATCCAAGCAGGATTACCTTCAAAGGAAATATACGACGAACTTAATAAGGTGGAAGGATCGACCTATTATGATAACtattgcaaatattttgataCAAAGAACCAAGAGCTAAAACCCCTGTGTAGGAAAATTGTaagaaatttgaaaaatatatcagataataaaataatgaaaaagcTAAATCAGGGAGATCGTTGTCTGCACTTCATTTTCTGGGCTTATGAcgaaatagggaaaaaatttaattggCCCTGGAGAAACGTTTACAACATACCTGAAGCAAAAAGCCTTCTTGATGTATGGAGTAAAGTTAGTATGGAAGCATTGCAAAGGGGAAGTACCCATAGAGTTCATATGGCTAGCCGTGACATCGACCGCCATTGCATATTGAGAGATAGAAATGGTTCTTGTATAaaacataaatttataacaGGGGATGAAGATGATTACGCATTAAAAAACTATAATACGTGTTTGTATTACATTAACTGTTCTTCCAACGAATGTAAGGAAATGAAAGCTCtgtatgattatttttacaattttagtGATATCAAAAAGAAAGTTACTACTGCCAGTACGTGCCCTACGCATAACGCGTACCTTAGCTATATTGCTAAGCTGTATGAAAAGTATAGACAATCTTCTAAGGGCGATTGCTGTAGAAGACGCGATTGTGATGACTTTTTCAAATGTGATGAGGACTTAAATCCGAAGAATCTGCAAAAGTTATCAGTATGTGGTGGCGTCCAAACATATAGTCCACGAGGTGTAACTCCACAAGGTTTAACTGCACGAGTTTTAACCCAACCAGGTTTAACTCAACAAGGTTTAACTGAACGAGGTTTAACTGAACGAGGTTTAACTGAACGAGGTTTAACTCAACAAGATTTAACCCCACGTGCTGGTGAGGAGACGTACGACGCTTCTCAGCGTTCTCGTCTTGGCCAGAGAAATCCAGATGAAAGCTTTTCCTATGATGGTGATCATTATCATTACGATGGCCACTCTCACGGACCAGGGCATATGGATGATGGACGAGTTGGTAACACAAGGCATGCAGTTCAAGATCAAAGCGCAGAAAATAATTCGTGGTTGTTCGATTTTTCAGATTATAGAAATAATATAAGATTATTTACTGTAATTGGAGGAGTATTCTTATTGGCTTTCGGCATGTATAGG TATACACCCGCTGGAAAGTGGTTTAACAGTAAGAATcgtaagaaaataaaacttgATGATtttcaatttgaagaaaatacGGAAGATGCAGCAACGTACGCAACAGGTTATAATGATGAAAATTCACCTAATAGGACGGTGTATTTAGGTTACTACCCTTCAGACGAATCTGTGTATCAGTAA
- a CDS encoding variable surface protein Vir35, putative (encoded by transcript PVX_086850A): MQKGIKLLFFIQIASLILLSWMYNCNDGVHKICRTFGIKAARILAKDEMERKIVLGVSRGNASNSVGNNKLQNEKKDTSINENLKESQFNSLSAYRQNSKRRYHKLKGLKKKDCYYEQKIFNEIDKVRKLAKDMKNDEKKFKKIICKKYCYPIIYGCLFSLIGVIVPILAEAQVPSSFDGNAKDILPYLIPALNGIIFIPFCIISILCIIYVLMKIVKYERLNEGKGKLKGKEYVRFCKEVFNIN, encoded by the exons atgcaGAAAGGAATTAAGttactcttttttattcAGATTGCTTCATTAATTCTACTATCATGGATGTATAATTGCAACGACGGCGtg CATAAAATATGTAGAACATTTGGCATAAAAGCAGCGCGAATTCTGGCAAAGGatgaaatggaaagaaaaatagtACTCGGAGTATCACGAGGAAATGCTTCAAATAGTGTGGggaataataaattacaaaacgagaaaaaagaCACAtcaataaatgaaaatttaaaagaaagtCAATTCAATAGTTTATCTGCTTATCGACAGAATTCGAAGCGCAGATACCATAAATTGaagggattaaaaaaaaaagattgtTACTACGAGCAGAAGatatttaatgaaattgATAAAGTTAGAAAATTGGCAAAAGATATGAagaatgatgaaaaaaaattcaaaaaaattatatgtaaaaagtaTTGTTATCCTATTATTTATGGATGCTTATTTTCTTTGATTGGTGTAATAGTTCCTATATTAGCTGAAGCTCAAGTACCATCAAGCTTCGATGGTAATGCAAAAGATATCTTGCCGTACTTAATACCAGCATTGAAtggtataatttttataccattttgtataattagtatattatgtattatttatgtattgaTGAAAATTGTAAAGTATGAGAGATTAAACGAAGGAAAGGGTAAACTGAAGGGAAAAGAATATGTTCGTTTTTGTAAAGaagtttttaatattaattaa